In the Bacillota bacterium LX-D genome, one interval contains:
- a CDS encoding calcium-transporting P-type ATPase, PMR1-type has translation MREIKWFQLDVSKVLSILGSDLEQGLSSKEAQIRLDEVGPNLLQQRKKIAPLYIFLEQFKDFMVLVLIAAALVSGMLGEIADAITILAIIILNAILGFVQEFRAEKSMEALKNLAAPTATVLRDGKIQSIAARDLVPGDVIELEAGDRIPADARILEAVNMEIDESLLTGESQTVSKENKILEEDAGLADQKNMVFSGTAVATGRARAVVVATGMHSEMGKIAGMMQSVEEEETPLQKRLAQLGKWLVVFCLLICALVVLTGILRGEPIYQMFLTGVSLAVAAIPEGLPAIVTVALALGVQKMIKRNAIVRKLTAVETLGCATVICSDKTGTLTQNEMTAREIFCSGKIIKITGQGYEPRGIFQWQNEIYDYNSDQTLNRLLKTCALCNNAQLKEPKKNGIFAREGKKENWQIVGDPTEGALLVAAAKGNLLREKIEQREQRVWEIPFDSDRRRMSVVYQNTENKLGSKIVYVKGAPDIILNLCQNVEMDGNSIPLTTDARQKILQENDRMAAEALRVLGVAYRKLEGNEGEEMEDLESKLTFLGLIGMIDPPRPSAVKAIGVCKNAGIKTAMITGDHQVTAQAVAQELGLAVSPDQVITGKELDQLSDDELNERVNNLAVYARVSPKHKLRIVKALKYNGQVVAMTGDGVNDAPAVKEADIGVAMGKTGTDVTKEASAMVLADDNFATIVAAVEEGRAIYDNIRKFIRYLLACNVGEVLTMFLGVLFSLPLPLLPIQILWVNLVTDGLPALALGVDDADEDIMQRKPRHPKESIFSHGLWAKIIISGLEIGLGTLLVFGLAIYLSNGDLVLARAMAFTTLVIYQLFYVFDCKSEKHSVFEIGILKNPYLVLAVLCSLLMQLAVVYIPALQPIFKTTSLNAYHWLLILLLPGGKMFLKAIAHYIVKPICRKLIYLKA, from the coding sequence ATGAGGGAAATAAAGTGGTTTCAGCTTGATGTCAGCAAAGTATTATCAATACTTGGCAGCGACCTGGAGCAGGGGCTAAGTAGCAAAGAAGCTCAAATAAGGTTAGATGAGGTTGGACCTAATTTACTTCAACAAAGAAAAAAAATAGCGCCCTTGTACATTTTTTTAGAACAATTTAAAGATTTTATGGTATTAGTTCTAATTGCTGCAGCCTTAGTTTCTGGTATGCTGGGAGAAATTGCTGATGCCATAACTATTTTGGCCATTATAATATTGAATGCAATTTTAGGCTTTGTGCAAGAGTTTAGGGCAGAGAAATCTATGGAAGCATTAAAAAATTTGGCTGCTCCTACAGCTACTGTGCTTCGGGATGGAAAAATTCAATCAATCGCAGCCAGAGATTTAGTTCCTGGTGATGTTATTGAATTAGAAGCTGGGGATCGTATACCTGCTGATGCCCGGATTTTAGAAGCGGTTAACATGGAAATCGATGAATCCCTTCTAACTGGTGAATCACAAACAGTCAGCAAAGAAAACAAAATACTTGAAGAAGATGCTGGCCTTGCTGATCAAAAAAACATGGTGTTTTCTGGAACTGCTGTTGCCACTGGTCGTGCCAGAGCAGTTGTAGTTGCAACTGGAATGCATAGTGAAATGGGTAAAATTGCGGGAATGATGCAAAGTGTGGAAGAAGAAGAGACACCTTTGCAAAAGCGGTTGGCTCAGTTGGGCAAATGGCTGGTTGTTTTTTGTTTATTAATTTGTGCCCTTGTTGTTCTAACGGGTATTCTGAGAGGCGAACCTATCTATCAAATGTTTTTAACAGGAGTCAGCTTGGCAGTTGCGGCAATTCCAGAGGGGCTGCCGGCCATTGTAACGGTTGCTTTAGCTTTAGGTGTGCAAAAAATGATTAAAAGAAATGCTATTGTACGTAAATTAACAGCTGTAGAAACTTTAGGCTGTGCTACAGTTATTTGTTCTGATAAAACAGGAACCCTAACCCAAAATGAAATGACTGCTCGAGAAATTTTTTGTAGCGGAAAGATAATTAAGATAACCGGTCAAGGCTATGAGCCCCGGGGTATTTTTCAATGGCAAAACGAAATTTATGATTATAACTCAGATCAAACTTTAAATCGACTGCTTAAAACTTGCGCTCTTTGTAACAATGCCCAGTTGAAAGAACCAAAGAAAAATGGAATCTTTGCGCGAGAAGGGAAAAAAGAAAATTGGCAGATTGTAGGGGATCCTACAGAAGGAGCTTTATTAGTTGCAGCGGCCAAAGGTAATTTATTAAGAGAAAAAATTGAACAGCGAGAACAAAGGGTTTGGGAAATACCTTTTGATTCAGACCGAAGAAGAATGTCCGTTGTTTATCAAAATACGGAAAACAAACTAGGCTCAAAGATTGTTTATGTTAAAGGGGCTCCCGATATAATTTTAAATTTATGCCAGAATGTTGAAATGGATGGAAACTCTATTCCCTTAACAACAGATGCTAGACAGAAAATTTTACAGGAAAATGATCGAATGGCCGCCGAAGCTTTAAGGGTTCTGGGGGTTGCCTACAGGAAGCTGGAAGGGAACGAAGGAGAAGAAATGGAGGACCTAGAATCTAAGTTAACTTTCCTAGGTTTAATTGGTATGATTGATCCTCCACGACCTTCTGCCGTCAAAGCTATAGGCGTATGTAAAAATGCAGGTATAAAAACAGCTATGATTACAGGGGATCATCAGGTAACTGCTCAAGCTGTTGCTCAAGAATTAGGTTTGGCTGTTAGCCCAGACCAAGTTATAACAGGTAAAGAATTGGATCAGTTAAGTGATGATGAATTAAACGAAAGAGTGAATAATTTAGCAGTATATGCTAGGGTTTCACCTAAACATAAGCTGCGGATTGTAAAAGCTCTTAAATACAACGGTCAGGTTGTAGCTATGACAGGTGACGGAGTTAATGATGCCCCAGCCGTAAAAGAGGCTGATATCGGTGTAGCCATGGGGAAGACAGGGACAGATGTAACGAAAGAAGCTTCTGCTATGGTTTTGGCGGATGATAATTTTGCTACTATTGTGGCGGCAGTTGAAGAAGGCAGAGCTATTTATGATAATATTCGCAAATTCATTCGCTATTTATTAGCCTGTAATGTAGGCGAAGTTTTAACCATGTTTTTAGGGGTCTTATTTTCTCTGCCCTTACCCCTTTTACCAATTCAGATTTTATGGGTTAATCTAGTCACTGATGGCCTGCCGGCATTAGCTTTAGGAGTGGATGATGCAGATGAGGATATTATGCAGCGTAAACCTAGGCATCCGAAGGAAAGTATTTTTTCTCATGGCTTATGGGCAAAGATAATCATCAGCGGTTTGGAAATAGGCTTGGGAACTCTGCTTGTCTTTGGGCTGGCAATCTATTTAAGTAATGGTGATCTGGTTTTAGCTAGGGCCATGGCGTTTACAACTCTGGTAATTTATCAATTATTCTATGTCTTTGATTGTAAATCAGAAAAGCATTCGGTTTTTGAAATAGGTATATTGAAAAATCCGTATTTAGTGCTGGCTGTTTTATGTTCTCTACTCATGCAATTAGCAGTTGTTTATATTCCTGCCCTGCAGCCAATATTTAAAACAACCTCTTTAAATGCTTATCATTGGCTATTGATTTTATTGCTGCCAGGTGGAAAAATGTTCTTAAAAGCTATTGCTCATTACATAGTTAAACCTATTTGCCGTAAATTAATTTATCTTAAAGCATAA
- the dapF gene encoding diaminopimelate epimerase: MKFTKMHGLGNDFIIIEEKELSQDTKLPELAVQLCNRHFGIGADGLIIVLPSDTADIQMRIINSDGSEPEMCGNGIRCFAKYVYEQGIVSSPKIKVQTLAGIIVPSLEVIEGEITGICVDMGEPCLTRSKIPMLGEPGQATTDYLNIDGKQYKITAVSMGNPHCVIYVDNISAVPLEELGRKIETHPIFPKKTNVEFVQKINNNEVMMKVWERGAGVTLACGTGACAVAVAGVLNNVNGRKVTVHLAAGNLEINWDEENNHVYMTGPAETVFTGDYYVGGNKNERSSKN, translated from the coding sequence ATGAAATTTACGAAAATGCATGGCTTGGGTAATGATTTTATTATTATTGAAGAAAAAGAACTTAGTCAGGATACAAAGCTGCCTGAACTGGCGGTACAGCTTTGTAACCGCCATTTTGGTATAGGGGCAGATGGTTTAATTATAGTACTTCCTTCCGATACTGCTGATATTCAAATGCGGATTATAAATTCCGATGGCAGTGAACCTGAAATGTGTGGTAATGGTATTAGGTGTTTTGCTAAATACGTTTATGAGCAAGGTATTGTAAGTTCGCCTAAAATAAAAGTTCAAACTTTAGCAGGTATTATAGTACCAAGTTTAGAAGTTATAGAAGGAGAAATAACCGGAATTTGTGTGGATATGGGAGAGCCTTGTTTGACACGTTCTAAAATTCCTATGTTAGGAGAACCGGGACAAGCTACAACTGATTATCTCAATATTGATGGCAAACAGTATAAAATAACAGCTGTTTCCATGGGAAATCCCCACTGCGTTATCTATGTAGATAACATTTCCGCTGTACCCTTGGAAGAATTGGGTCGCAAAATCGAAACTCACCCTATTTTCCCTAAGAAAACCAATGTGGAATTTGTGCAGAAAATAAACAACAATGAAGTAATGATGAAAGTCTGGGAGCGGGGAGCTGGCGTAACATTAGCCTGTGGCACAGGTGCATGTGCAGTTGCTGTTGCTGGAGTTTTAAATAATGTTAATGGACGGAAAGTTACTGTTCATTTAGCAGCAGGAAATTTAGAGATAAATTGGGATGAAGAGAATAACCACGTTTATATGACTGGTCCAGCAGAAACTGTCTTTACTGGCGATTATTATGTAGGAGGAAACAAGAATGAAAGAAGCTCA